Proteins from a single region of Callithrix jacchus isolate 240 chromosome 12, calJac240_pri, whole genome shotgun sequence:
- the TIAL1 gene encoding nucleolysin TIAR isoform X5, which translates to MDARVVKDMATGKSKGYGFVSFYNKLDAENAIVHMGGQWLGGRQIRTNWATRKPPAPKSTQENNTKQLRFEDVVNQSSPKNCTVYCGGIASGLTDQLMRQTFSPFGQIMEIRVFPEKGYSFVRFSTHESAAHAIVSVNGTTIEGHVVKCYWGKESPDMTKNFQQVDYSQWGQWSQVYGNPQQYGQYMANGWQVPPYGVYGQPWNQQGFGVDQSPSAAWMGGFGAQPPQGQAPPPVIPPPNQAGYGMASYQTQ; encoded by the exons AT GGATGCCCGAGTAGTTAAAGACATGGCAACTGGAAAATCCAAAGGCTATggttttgtatctttttataataaactg GATGCAGAAAATGCAATTGTGCATATGGGAGGTCAGTGGTTGGGTGGTCGTCAAATCAGAACCAATTGGGCCACACGTAAACCACCGGCACCTAAAAGTACACAAGAAA ACAACACTAAGCAGTTGAGATTTGAAGATGTAGTAAACCAGTCAAGTCCAAAAAATTGTACTGTGTACTGTGGAGGAATTGCGTCTGGGTTAACAg ATCAGCTTATGAGACAAACATTCTCACCATTTGGACAAATTATGGAAATAAGAGTTTTCCCAGAAAAGGGCTACTCATTTGTCAG attttCAACCCATGAAAGTGCAGCCCATGCCATTGTTTCGGTGAACGGTACTACAATTGAAGGACATGTGGTTAAATGCTATTGGGGTAAAGAATCTCCTGATATGACTAAAAACTTCCAACAG GTCGACTATAGTCAGTGGGGCCAGTGGAGCCAAGTGTATGGAAACCCACAACAGTATGGACAGTATATGGCAAATGGGTGGCAAGTACCGCCTTATGGAGTGTACGGGCAACCATGGAATCAACAAGGATTTGGAGTAGA tcaATCACCTTCTGCTGCTTGGATGGGTGGATTTGGTGCTCAGCCTCCCCAAGGACAAGCTCCTCCCCCTGTAATACCTCCTCCTAACCAAGCTGGATATGGTATGGCAAGTTACCAAACACAGTGA